One window from the genome of Nerophis ophidion isolate RoL-2023_Sa unplaced genomic scaffold, RoL_Noph_v1.0 HiC_scaffold_36, whole genome shotgun sequence encodes:
- the LOC133546670 gene encoding oocyte zinc finger protein XlCOF8.4-like isoform X2: protein MSHTHNVKLTLHIKGQAEDPLILHIKNEEEDPLTPHFKEQENLLTPHIKKEEEDQEPPHIREEEEEEGISQPKWLEEFPVTGVPVKSEDDEVKGESEERGGGEPPSSSSTQHMTTEADGDHCGGSQADKLLAPLSDSEDTTSHSPDTDDEDSKDDKTCHTDNTHLTSSHCHKTFKYHSYLKVHVRTHTGEKPFSCSICGKGFTESQHLKRHMRTHTGEKPFSCSTCGKGFTQSTDVKVHMRTHTGEKPFSCSTCGKGFTQSTDVKVHMRTHTGEKPFPCSICGKGFTQSQSLKKHARTHTGEKSHSC from the coding sequence atgTCACacacccataatgttaaactgacccttcacattaaagggcaagcggaggacccactgatcttacacatcaaaaatgaagaggaggacccactgacccctcactttaaggagcaagagaacctgctgacccctcacattaaaaaggaagaggaggaccaagagccaccgcacattagagaggaagaggaggaagagggcatcagtcagcctaaatggttggaggagttcccagtgactggtgtccctgtgaagagtgaagatgatgaggtgaaaggtgaaagtgaggagaggggagggggggagcctccaagcagcagctcaacacaacacatgacaacagaagctgatggagaccactgtggaggatcacaagcagacaagctcttagctccactatcagatagtgaggacacaacgtcacactctcctgacactgatgatgaagactctaaagatgataagacatgtcacactgacaacactcacctcacatcttctcactgtcacaaaacttttaaataccatagttATCTGAAAGTacacgtgagaacacacactggagaaaaacctttttcctgttcaatctgcggtaaaggttttacagaaagtcaacatttgaaaagacacatgcgaacacacactggagaaaaacctttttcctgttcaacctgtggtaaaggttttacacaaagtacagatgtgaaagtacacatgagaacacacactggtgaaaaacctttttcctgttcaacctgtggtaaaggattTACACAAAGTAcagatgtgaaagtacacatgagaacacacactggtgaaaaaccgtttccttgttcaatctgtggtaaaggttttacacaaagtcagagtttgaaaaaacacgctagaacacacactggtgaaaaatcacattcctgctga